A stretch of DNA from Pontiella agarivorans:
GTGCCGAATTCCGTTCTTGATTTTTTTAAACTCTATTCAGAAGTTGTTCAGGGGGGAGACCGGTTCCTGACCCCTCTTATTCAAGGGGGACACACCTATACCGGGAATGAAGACGGTGAGTATCCGGATATTGCCGCAGGATATTTTTTTACTGAAAATTACGGAAGGCTGGTGCTGATCAATAAAGGTGTAATGGAGTATACGGTCGGGCCGATAACTTCAGATAACACTCCGGCAACGATTGTTGCATGCCGTCAAATTTCACCGAAACGGAACCTTTCCATTGAGGAAGCCCTGGCATCGAAAGATGCCGTTAAGCAGCATGAGTTGGCTCAATCTGAACTGAGAAATATTATTCTGCCTCCACTGTCGGTAACACTTATTACATTAGAGCAGGAGCCGTTAGCTCCTGATTCTATCGGTCTTTTAAAATAAATAGGAATTATGAATTATGAAGCCCGGATATACACTTGTTGCATTATGTTTGATATGCACTTCATCATTGGCATCACGCCCGAATATTTTATTTATAGCCATAGATGATCTGCGGCCGGAGTTGAATTGCTATGGCGCAACGCAGATTATTTCGCCGAACATTGATCAGCTGGCCGAGCGCGGGCTGGTGTTTAACCGGGCCTATTGCAACGTGCCGGTTTGCGGAGCATCTCGCGCCAGCTTGCTCACGGGACTTCATCCTTTACCTGATCGTTTCACTACCTATGGGTCACGCGTCGATGAGGATGCTGCCGGAATTGTTACGCTTCCCCAGCATTTTAAAGAGAACGGGTACTATACCGCCGGTGTAGGAAAGTTGTTTCATCATCCCGATGATGGACTTAAAAGCTGGACGGTTCTTCCTGTTCGGCCGGACTATCCAAATGATCTGGCGGTGCAGGAGGAGTGGCGCGATTACCGCAGTGCGGAATATGTCGGACTTCATGAACTGGAACGTCCCGGCGGAGCAGTGGGGCCGGCCTGGGAAGCTGCTGATGTGGAGGATGATGCTTATTATGACGGGAAGACCACAACGTTAGCGCTTTCACGACTTGAGATAATGGCAAATCAGGATAAACCCTTCTTTTTGGGGGTAGGGTTTATTCGTCCGCATCTCCCATTCAATGTTCCGAAAAAATATTGGGATCTTTATCCCGAAGAAAGTATTACGCTGGCTGATAATCCGACCATGCCGGAAGGGGCTCCGAAAGAAGCGGACTTTAATTCGGGAGAGTTGCGGTCGTATAGCAATATTCCTCGTGGAAAAAATGAGTTGGTGCTGGACCCGGAAACCGCAAAGAATCTGCGCCGCGGCTATTATGCCTGTGTAAGTTATGTGGATACGCAGATCGGAAAGATCATGAAAAAACTGAATGCACTGGGGCTTGCTGATAATACAATCATCATCGTATGGGGGGATCATGGCTGGAGTTTAGGAGAGCATTCGCATTGGGGTAAGCATACCTGTTTCAATAATGCGGTTCAGACGCCGTTGATCATGCATGTTCCGGGAGGGGTGTCGGGAAAGAAAAGTGAATCATTAATTGAGTTTGTAGATCTCTATCCAACGCTTTGTGATTTGGCTGGACTTCAAAAACCGGATCATCTGCAAGGGCGCAGCCTGGTTCCGGTGCTGAACGATCCTGAAGCTCAGGTGAATGACTATGTTTTTGCTCGCTGGCATAATGGGGAGACCATTGTCTCATCCCGTTTCAACTATACAGAGTATTATAATAAGAATGGAAAGATGATATCGAATATGCTGTACGATCGGTTTAAAGATCCCGAAGAAAACGTAAATATTGTGAATAACCCTGAATACAAATCCATTGTGAATAAACTGTCGGCTGCACTTGAAAAACATATTTCTGAAAGACGGTAAATATATGCGATGCACGTTTTTGTTAATGGGAATGTGGGTGTTGCTTCTTGGAGGAACGTTCACTTATGGGAGGTCTGAATCCAAATTGGATATAACGTTGCGACTGGATGAACGGACCGATTTGCAGAAGAGTGTTTTCGGAGCGAACTGTCTCCTGATCGGTCGCCCGGTTTGGTATGACCATCCGGAATTTATAAAACGCTATGAAGAAGCAGGAACACCTTTTTTCCGTTTCCCCGGTGGTACACCGGCAAACTATTACAATCCCTTCAAAGGGATTAACGATGAAATCCCTGAGTCCGGTCGCGATTATGCGCGCAGGAATCAGGAGATTCTGGAGCGGACCAATGGTAAGGGGCAGACGCCTGCCGGCTTTTTTCGTTTTGCAAAAAAGACCGAGGCCCGTTACAGCGTCGTGGTGAACATGAGTACCCTGAGTGTCGAGGAGAATAAAAAGTGGTTAACCGAAGCAAAACGCAGGGGAGCGGATATCGCCGCCTTCGAACTGGGCAATGAGCTCTATTTCGGCAGTTACCGATGGGCGTTCCAAACACCGGAGGATTATCTGGAGTGCGCAAAGAAAACGACGGGAATGCTGAGGCGTATTTATCCCAAGGCCAAAATCGGTGTTCTGGTGCCCAGTCATATCTATACCGATGAATCGTTTCTAAGCGATGATGTTCCGGCGGGATTAAGACGACAGGAGGAGTGGATGGAGATGTTGCGGGGAGAGGATTTTTTCGACTCCGTGGTTATCCACCTTTATAATACGGTCGGGATGGATGGAAAAACGAAGCGAAAGAATTTTCTGCCTTACCCGGAAGCGTATAAGCATGCGCTGGCGCATCTGAATCACAGTCTGGATATTACCTGTGATCTGCTTGAAAACGAATTTCCCGGCAAGTCGATCTGGATCACGGAATATGGTCTCGGCGGTTTTTCCGGGGATCTTAGAAGTTATAAGCTGCGGGGTTCGCATTTGGGCGGTTTGTTCAGCGGGCTGATGCTGATGAAGTTTTTTGAACGTCCGTCTGTGGAAGTTTCCAGTTGGCATTCGTTCAGCCATTTTTTCGACTATATCGGCGGAGAACAGGGATTGGGCGAAGAGCCGCATTTGCTTTACCACCATTTTAAGTTTTTCGCGGAGCCCGTGAATAAGAGCGATTATTATGCCCCGGTGAATATTGCAGGATGCCGGAAGCGGGAAGGCACCCCGCGGCATCCCGGTCAATATCCTGAAGTGGAGGGGGGCGGTTTTTTCAGTCGTTCCGGCGGGTATCTGGTGTTGATTAATAAACTGGATACGCCGTATCGCCTGGATCAATTCGAGGCTTTGTATAAAGGCCGGCAACGAAAAGTAACCTTTGTGAGGGGACTGCAGCTTCGTCCGAGGGAAGATCAGGAGCTTTCCACGGCGCTCAGGGATCAGGTTAAACTTTCGGAAGTTGAGTTTGAGGGTGCTGATTTGAATGCCGTTGAAATTGCACCGTATTCCATTACGCGTCTCGAATTTGAATGGCGCTAGCAGGGCGTCTTATATAGCCCTTCACGCGTGGCAATCACGTGGCAGGTCCGGGGAGATTCTGACCCAAACCGATTTCATTCGACCGAAACGGCAAATGTCGTTCATGAATGCCGTTTAACGGCATCTACTATTAAACGAAGGTTTAAAAATGAGGTGGAAATGAATGTTAGCCGTTTGTTGTGTGCTGCAGGTGCATTGCTGGTTTCAGCCGTCTGGGCGGAAGCGTATACCAATGTAATTATCGTTATGGCCGATGATTTTGGTTATGAATGCGTTGAGGACTATGGCGGAGAATCTTATTCTACTCCTGAAATGTCTGAAATGGCCCTTGAAGGAGTGCGGTTTGAAC
This window harbors:
- a CDS encoding sulfatase; the encoded protein is MKPGYTLVALCLICTSSLASRPNILFIAIDDLRPELNCYGATQIISPNIDQLAERGLVFNRAYCNVPVCGASRASLLTGLHPLPDRFTTYGSRVDEDAAGIVTLPQHFKENGYYTAGVGKLFHHPDDGLKSWTVLPVRPDYPNDLAVQEEWRDYRSAEYVGLHELERPGGAVGPAWEAADVEDDAYYDGKTTTLALSRLEIMANQDKPFFLGVGFIRPHLPFNVPKKYWDLYPEESITLADNPTMPEGAPKEADFNSGELRSYSNIPRGKNELVLDPETAKNLRRGYYACVSYVDTQIGKIMKKLNALGLADNTIIIVWGDHGWSLGEHSHWGKHTCFNNAVQTPLIMHVPGGVSGKKSESLIEFVDLYPTLCDLAGLQKPDHLQGRSLVPVLNDPEAQVNDYVFARWHNGETIVSSRFNYTEYYNKNGKMISNMLYDRFKDPEENVNIVNNPEYKSIVNKLSAALEKHISERR